In Apium graveolens cultivar Ventura chromosome 10, ASM990537v1, whole genome shotgun sequence, the following are encoded in one genomic region:
- the LOC141691515 gene encoding secreted RxLR effector protein 161-like: MEECKPVSTPAEPSIKLRVDSIRDSVNPTLFKSLVGSLRYLTFTRPDIMYAVGLVSRYMEKPKQDHFMAAKRILRYIKGTLDQGLFYTHSQNSKLVGYSDSDYGGDLDDGKSTSGYVFHIGSAIFSWSSKKQQTVALSTCEAEYMAAAACACQAMWLGYILGELNIAKEGPVQIYVDNKSAISLAKNPVSHSRSKHINIKYHFLREQVNDKIVELVHCKTEENLADIFTKPLKPDVFAKVKEKLGMESRV, encoded by the coding sequence ATGGAGGAATGCAAGCCAGTAAGCACGCCAGCAGAACCGAGCATAAAGCTCAGAGTTGATTCAATAAGGGATTCGGTAAATCCGACGTTGTTCAAAAGTTTGGTTGGAAGTCTGAGGTACCTAACTTTTACTCGTCCAGATATAATGTATGCAGTTGGATTGGTCAGTAGGTACATGGAAAAGCCGAAACAAGATCACTTCATGGCAGCTAAAAGGATTTTGAGGTACATAAAAGGTACACTTGATCAAGGTCTGTTTTACACGcattctcaaaattcaaaattagttGGCTACTCAGACAGTGACTATGGCGGTGACTTGGATGACGGGAAAAGCACTTCAGGCTATGTTTTTCATATTGGTTCAGCGATATTTTCGTGGTCATCAAAAAAGCAGCAGACAGTTGCCCTCTCAACATGTGAGGCGGAGTACATGGCAGCAGCAGCATGCGCATGTCAGGCTATGTGGCTAGGCTACATATTGGGCGAGTTAAATATTGCGAAGGAAGGTCcggttcaaatttatgtggataatAAATCCGCTATTTCTCTCGCGAAAAATCCAGTGTCACACAGTCGCAGCAAACACATCAACATAAAATATCATTTTCTTCGCGAACAAGTAAATGATAAAATTGTGGAACTGGTACACTGCAAGACCGAAGAAAATTTAGCGGATATCTTTACGAAGCCATTAAAGCCGGACGTGTTTGCAAAAGTAAAAGAAAAGCTCGGGATGGAAAGtcgagtttga